A part of Ignavibacteriota bacterium genomic DNA contains:
- a CDS encoding FAD-dependent oxidoreductase — MTLPQRTIVVVGGLAAGPSAASKAARTDPDARVVLLEQSDTISYGICELPYYVGGIVRAEDLVVHTAESLKREKGVDVLLHHRVEEIRTGNRRLMVRDINAGKAVEIGYDRLILATGATPRRLGLEGEDGANVFHIRSLDSAHQLRHFVDGARPRTAVIIGAGFVGVEMAEALRERQIDVTLLERGELPLAGMAPQARAAMRDVLVKHGVRFCGNESPVALGSQDGKRVTHVLTPHGTYPAEVVVVATGVVPNVGLARHAGITIGRYGGILADQWQKTSAHNIYAAGDCCEVRNVVTNGWCYVPLATIASRAGWVAGTNAAGGRAKFAGALRATAVKVFDHEAVRIGLTEDEAKGAGFMPVAQTVTTPSRVGMMPGASKLTVTLIADRSSGRLLGGTLYGKEGAVHRSHALAVALHQKLTVDAFRETDLAYAPTFSPLWDPLLVAANALSRELQSSGRS, encoded by the coding sequence ATGACCCTCCCGCAACGCACGATCGTCGTGGTCGGGGGACTCGCGGCAGGTCCGAGTGCGGCAAGCAAAGCCGCGCGCACGGACCCGGATGCCCGCGTGGTCCTGCTGGAGCAGTCGGACACGATCTCCTACGGGATCTGCGAGCTGCCGTACTACGTCGGTGGCATCGTGCGTGCGGAAGACCTTGTCGTCCATACCGCGGAAAGCCTGAAGCGCGAGAAGGGCGTTGACGTCCTCCTGCATCACCGCGTCGAGGAGATCCGGACCGGCAACCGCCGCCTCATGGTGCGCGATATCAACGCGGGGAAGGCCGTGGAGATCGGTTACGACCGGTTGATCCTGGCAACCGGTGCAACGCCACGGCGGCTGGGGCTCGAGGGTGAAGATGGCGCGAATGTCTTCCACATCCGCTCGCTCGACAGCGCACACCAGCTCCGTCACTTCGTGGACGGCGCGCGGCCGCGCACGGCAGTGATCATCGGCGCAGGATTTGTCGGCGTCGAGATGGCCGAGGCTCTCCGTGAACGGCAGATCGATGTGACCCTCCTCGAGCGCGGGGAACTGCCGCTTGCCGGGATGGCACCGCAAGCCCGCGCTGCCATGCGCGATGTCCTCGTGAAACATGGCGTGCGGTTCTGCGGGAACGAATCGCCCGTCGCATTGGGGTCGCAGGATGGGAAGCGCGTGACCCATGTGCTCACGCCGCATGGTACGTATCCCGCTGAGGTGGTGGTTGTCGCAACAGGGGTCGTCCCGAACGTCGGCCTGGCCCGGCACGCGGGGATCACCATCGGCAGGTACGGCGGCATCCTCGCCGATCAGTGGCAGAAAACATCGGCGCACAATATCTATGCAGCGGGCGACTGCTGCGAGGTCCGCAATGTCGTGACGAACGGATGGTGTTACGTTCCGCTTGCCACGATCGCAAGCCGGGCAGGGTGGGTGGCGGGAACGAATGCAGCGGGAGGGCGGGCAAAGTTCGCCGGCGCACTCCGCGCGACGGCGGTCAAGGTATTCGACCATGAGGCCGTGCGCATCGGCCTGACGGAGGACGAAGCGAAGGGCGCGGGATTCATGCCTGTTGCGCAGACGGTGACCACGCCGTCGCGCGTTGGTATGATGCCGGGTGCATCGAAACTCACCGTGACGTTGATCGCCGATCGTTCATCCGGCCGCTTGCTGGGCGGGACGCTCTACGGGAAAGAAGGCGCCGTCCACCGGAGCCACGCTCTTGCCGTTGCTTTGCACCAGAAATTGACCGTGGATGCGTTCCGCGAGACCGACCTTGCGTACGCCCCGACGTTCAGTCCGCTGTGGGACCCGTTGCTTGTTGCTGCCAATGCTCTCTCCCGGGAGCTCCAATCCTCAGGACGCTCATGA
- the upp gene encoding uracil phosphoribosyltransferase → MTNLTIIDHPLIKRDVAILRDATASNHTFRTTLRRISSIMAFTVTHDLRVRKTRVRTPLEETTGYVLADDIVIVPVLRAGLGLIDGFLDVLPEARVGHVGLYRNERTLEPVDYYSKFPQGLAKSLVILLDPMLATGGSASAAITFLKRRGARRIRFAALVAAPVGVKRVAANHPDVSMYAAVLDRKLNDRGYILPGLGDAGDRLFGTE, encoded by the coding sequence ATGACCAACCTTACCATCATCGATCATCCGCTCATCAAGCGCGACGTTGCGATCCTCCGGGATGCAACAGCGTCGAACCATACGTTCCGTACCACCCTCAGGCGCATCTCCTCGATCATGGCCTTCACCGTCACGCATGACCTCCGCGTCCGGAAGACCAGAGTCCGCACTCCTCTGGAAGAGACGACCGGCTATGTGCTGGCCGACGATATCGTGATCGTACCCGTCCTGCGTGCCGGACTGGGGCTCATTGACGGGTTCCTGGACGTGTTGCCGGAGGCGCGTGTGGGGCATGTCGGGCTCTACCGGAACGAGCGGACGCTCGAGCCGGTGGATTACTACTCCAAATTCCCTCAAGGGCTTGCGAAAAGCCTCGTCATCCTCCTGGATCCCATGCTGGCAACGGGGGGGAGCGCATCGGCGGCCATCACGTTCCTGAAACGCCGTGGTGCACGGCGGATCCGCTTCGCCGCCCTCGTCGCCGCACCGGTCGGGGTGAAGCGCGTGGCCGCCAACCATCCCGATGTTTCGATGTATGCCGCGGTCCTCGACCGCAAGCTGAACGACCGGGGGTATATCCTGCCCGGACTCGGTGACGCGGGCGACCGGCTGTTCGGCACGGAATGA